From Mucilaginibacter rubeus, a single genomic window includes:
- a CDS encoding PAS domain-containing sensor histidine kinase, with translation MNNQADLHQQLNEDIFRILIRESPTPVALYMGEGMEIRIANKAIIDIWGKGDNVVGRTYFNLLPELEEQGFHAILLNVYKSGITYEGKEEKVDLLVNNKLEEFYFNFTFKPLRDDKGEVWGVLNTAADVTELVTTRQKLAESEQRVQYALQAAELGTWDLNPKLQTVIWDDRCKELCGFRKTDDIKYADLLKFVHPEDAQRLRTAVLQAYDPASGGNYDLIVRTINDFGNLKYWIHLKGKAYFNDNHEPIRFAGTVQDITREISDKQEQQKLLALIDNTADIVAVGNMDGFVTYINKTGYAILGVENTKSVLKPGVDFFIHDEANKVNNDIIPTVQQYGKWEGEMHYRHFKTGESIPVYVSCFRIDDPLNNLPIGMASVARDLRPEKAARNEQYKLLSLINHSSDFVSLSDLDGNVTYVNTAGRKMLGIAGIKEHRRHNSEFIMPEEIAKLKDTVNTTLMKHGKWSGEIHYRHFQTGEAIPVYGTTMLVYDSVTGAPQGRASIARDLRREIADKKALTDSEQLLKNITNASPTVLWMADAEGNITYVNQTWVDWTGIEYEKHMGSGWANAIVEEDRPRAAEKFLSDLSARRFYEVDFRIINKDGETRWCIATGNPQYNEQGEFTGYIGACTDVTDKTVAEREIKLRNRELSDQISQFEFVTDFMPVQLWTARTDGELDYLNKRAVDYFGIATNKIAGPDWLDGIHPDDRAGCIEAWNNAVNTGAIFQYEFRLKDKDENYKWHLVRALPFTIDDKIIKWFGTNTDIDEQKQLQRQKDDFLGIASHELKTPVTSIKAYAQVLGAMLTREGEHKKAEMVLRMDAQVNRLTNLIGDLLDVTKINSGRLQFNKSWFDFNETVLETVQDLQHTTQKHQLIQNFSQTGSIYSDKDRISQVITNLITNAIKYSPHTDKIIVSTRRENNEAIVCVQDFGIGIPEDKKDLVFEQFYRVSGNKQHTFPGLGLGLYISSEIIKREGGRMWVNSVEGKGSTFCFALPVDETNS, from the coding sequence ATGAATAACCAGGCCGATCTGCATCAACAATTAAACGAAGATATATTCCGTATCCTGATCAGGGAGTCACCTACGCCGGTAGCTTTGTACATGGGCGAAGGCATGGAGATCAGGATAGCCAACAAAGCTATTATTGATATTTGGGGCAAGGGTGACAATGTTGTAGGGCGCACCTACTTCAACCTGTTGCCAGAGCTTGAAGAACAGGGTTTTCACGCGATATTATTAAACGTTTATAAAAGCGGCATCACTTACGAAGGAAAAGAAGAAAAGGTAGACCTTTTGGTTAACAATAAACTTGAAGAGTTTTACTTCAATTTTACTTTTAAACCTTTACGTGATGATAAGGGCGAAGTTTGGGGCGTGCTAAATACTGCCGCGGATGTAACCGAGCTGGTAACTACCCGGCAAAAATTGGCCGAAAGTGAGCAGCGTGTTCAATATGCACTTCAGGCGGCAGAACTGGGCACCTGGGATTTAAACCCCAAACTACAAACCGTAATATGGGATGATCGCTGTAAGGAACTGTGCGGCTTTCGGAAAACCGATGATATAAAATACGCCGACTTATTAAAATTTGTACACCCGGAAGATGCCCAACGACTGCGCACCGCGGTATTGCAGGCATATGATCCTGCGAGTGGTGGTAATTATGACCTTATTGTGCGAACCATTAATGATTTTGGTAATTTAAAATACTGGATACATTTAAAAGGTAAGGCTTATTTTAATGATAACCATGAGCCTATCCGTTTTGCGGGTACGGTACAGGACATCACCCGCGAGATATCAGATAAACAGGAACAACAAAAATTACTCGCGCTGATTGACAATACCGCTGATATAGTGGCTGTAGGAAATATGGACGGTTTTGTTACTTATATCAATAAAACCGGCTACGCAATACTCGGTGTTGAAAACACAAAATCTGTCTTAAAACCAGGCGTTGATTTTTTTATACACGACGAGGCAAACAAAGTAAACAATGATATAATTCCAACAGTACAACAATATGGTAAATGGGAAGGCGAAATGCATTACCGGCATTTTAAAACTGGAGAAAGCATACCGGTTTACGTGAGTTGTTTTAGAATAGATGATCCTTTAAATAACCTGCCTATTGGTATGGCTTCTGTAGCCCGTGACCTGCGCCCGGAAAAGGCCGCGAGGAATGAGCAATATAAATTACTATCGCTCATTAACCACAGTTCGGATTTTGTAAGCCTGTCGGATCTGGATGGCAATGTTACTTATGTAAATACTGCCGGTAGGAAGATGCTGGGGATTGCAGGAATTAAAGAACATCGAAGGCATAATAGCGAATTTATAATGCCCGAAGAGATAGCCAAGCTAAAAGATACGGTGAATACCACCTTAATGAAGCATGGCAAATGGAGCGGGGAAATACATTACCGTCATTTTCAAACCGGAGAGGCCATACCGGTATACGGAACTACTATGCTGGTTTATGATTCTGTAACCGGTGCACCACAGGGCCGGGCTTCAATAGCCCGGGACCTGAGAAGAGAAATTGCTGATAAAAAGGCGCTGACTGATAGTGAGCAATTGCTTAAAAACATCACTAACGCCTCGCCAACGGTGCTGTGGATGGCCGATGCCGAGGGAAATATCACTTACGTAAATCAAACCTGGGTTGACTGGACCGGCATTGAATATGAAAAGCACATGGGAAGTGGGTGGGCCAATGCTATTGTGGAAGAGGACAGGCCGCGTGCTGCCGAAAAGTTTTTATCTGATTTAAGCGCTCGCAGGTTTTACGAAGTTGATTTTAGAATAATCAATAAAGATGGTGAAACAAGATGGTGCATTGCAACCGGCAATCCGCAATATAATGAACAGGGAGAGTTTACAGGTTACATAGGGGCCTGTACCGATGTTACCGATAAGACGGTTGCCGAACGTGAAATAAAATTACGTAACAGAGAGCTAAGTGACCAGATCAGTCAGTTTGAGTTTGTTACCGATTTTATGCCGGTACAACTTTGGACAGCCCGTACCGATGGGGAGCTCGACTATCTAAACAAACGGGCAGTTGATTACTTTGGCATCGCCACAAACAAGATAGCCGGCCCCGATTGGCTTGACGGTATTCATCCTGATGACAGGGCCGGATGTATTGAGGCATGGAATAACGCTGTAAATACCGGCGCTATTTTCCAGTACGAGTTTAGGCTGAAAGATAAAGATGAAAATTATAAATGGCACCTGGTTAGGGCATTGCCTTTTACCATTGACGATAAGATCATTAAATGGTTTGGCACCAATACCGATATTGATGAGCAGAAACAATTACAGCGTCAGAAAGATGATTTCTTGGGCATTGCCAGTCATGAGTTAAAAACACCGGTTACCAGTATAAAAGCTTATGCACAGGTGCTTGGCGCCATGCTTACCCGGGAGGGCGAGCATAAAAAGGCCGAAATGGTGCTCCGGATGGATGCACAGGTAAACCGCCTCACCAACCTCATTGGTGATTTACTTGATGTTACCAAAATAAACTCGGGCAGGTTGCAGTTCAATAAATCATGGTTTGATTTTAATGAAACGGTGCTGGAAACCGTTCAGGACCTGCAGCATACGACTCAAAAACACCAGCTCATACAAAACTTCTCTCAAACAGGTAGTATCTACTCCGATAAAGACCGCATAAGCCAGGTTATTACCAACCTTATCACAAACGCCATTAAGTATTCGCCGCATACCGATAAGATCATCGTTAGCACCCGCCGTGAAAACAATGAGGCTATTGTTTGCGTACAGGATTTTGGTATCGGCATCCCCGAAGATAAGAAAGACCTTGTGTTTGAACAGTTCTACCGCGTGAGCGGGAATAAGCAGCATACTTTCCCCGGTTTGGGGTTAGGATTGTACATCTCTTCAGAAATAATTAAGCGCGAAGGCGGCAGAATGTGGGTAAACAGCGTTGAAGGCAAAGGGTCTACTTTTTGCTTTGCATTACCTGTAGATGAAACCAACAGTTAA